The sequence CTGCAGCGATAATCGTCTATGATGTTATGAAGCAACAAGGATTTCCAGGATTAGAGTAAACCACAGCAGCTTTGTTGTGGTTTTTTCCCATACTAGACGTACCCATTCATAGGAGGTGTCAGATTGGAACAGGAACAAGTGATAGATGCAACAGAAAATTTTGTTAGACAAACATTACTCGGCGAAGAATCCGGGCATGACTGGTATCATATTGAACGTGTGACAACTACTGCAAAAAAGCTAGCTGCAGAAGAAGGAGCAAATCTCTTTATTGTTACTTTAGCTGCACTATTACATGATCTGGCCGATGATAAAGTAGTAGACAGTGAAGACGAAGGACTGCGAAACATCCAGAATTGGTTATTAGATCATCAAGTGAATCAAGAAGATCAAGAACATATTTTAATGATCATTTTACATATGTCATTTAAAGGCGGAAATGGAAAGTCACTAGAAACGATAGAGGGACAAGTCGTACAGGATGCCGATCGGTTGGATGCAATTGGTGCAGTAGGGATTGCCAGGTGTTTTACCTATGCTGGAAAGAAAGGACAGCCAATTTATGAACCAGATCTGGCAGTGCGGCAGGAGATGAGTGTTTCTGAATATCGTCATGGGCGATCAAGTGCTATTCATCATTTCTATGAAAAGTTGCTAAAACTGAAAGAGCTTATGAATACCAGATCAGGTTATCGCATGGCAGAAAAGCGCCATCAACTGATGGAATTATATTTAGATGCTTTTTTTGAAGAAATAGGAGAACTGGAAAGGGGCCGTTGATTATGACAAATATTTATCTCGTCAGACATGGTGAGACCGATTGGAATGCGCTTGGTAAGATTCAAGGACAAACAGACATACCATTAAATAATGATGGAAAGTCACAAGCCGATGAATGCGGCCGGTATTTGCAAACATTAGAATGGGATATGCTGATTAGCAGTTCTTTGAAACGTGCTAGTGAAACGGCCCAGATCATTAATAAATATGTCCAGCTTCCATATGTAGAAATGGATGCGTTTAAAGAACGAAGGTTTGGTGCGGCTGAGGGAATGACGGTATTTGAGCGTATGGAAGCATTTCCTGATGGTGTGTACCCTAATGCGGAAGAGATGCCAGAATTGACGGAACGAGTTGTTGCAGGATTGGAAGAAGTTCATCAACGCTATACCGGTAAGAGAATTATTCTCGTTGCACATGGTGCAGTCATTAATGCATTGCTCTCACATTTTTCAAATGGTGCCATCGGTTCTGGAAAAACCAAGCTTGTTAATGGCTCGCTTAATCTGATGGAACGGTTAGAAGAAACATGGCACATTCATCATTATAACCAAACCACACACTTAACGTTATACAAAGAAAAGGGTTCTGTATAGTACATATAAGACCTGCCAGCTTGAATTCTTTACAATAGTCAAAGCAATCTCTCAAGGTTTCAGCAAATAAGAAAAAGAATGTATATAAGTGTAGTCATAGCAGTAATCACTTTGAACATGAATTTTAGTTCCTATAATATGGATTATGTAAACACAAAGGCTGTATGGCTGATTGGTCATTTTGATATCGTTTATCTGCTTAGCAAAGCTCCGGAAATAGGCTCCGCGTCCTGTGGGCACGGCTTCAGCTAGGCTACTACTTTGAACTACTCCTTTGCTGCCTTGTGCCGAGGAAGCTTACTTCGAAGCGGTACTTGCAGACACAGGCACAAACTAAGTGGATCTTCAGCTCGCGCTGATTCCACGGGAGTCTCCGCCTATTT is a genomic window of Gracilibacillus salinarum containing:
- a CDS encoding HD domain-containing protein, translated to MEQEQVIDATENFVRQTLLGEESGHDWYHIERVTTTAKKLAAEEGANLFIVTLAALLHDLADDKVVDSEDEGLRNIQNWLLDHQVNQEDQEHILMIILHMSFKGGNGKSLETIEGQVVQDADRLDAIGAVGIARCFTYAGKKGQPIYEPDLAVRQEMSVSEYRHGRSSAIHHFYEKLLKLKELMNTRSGYRMAEKRHQLMELYLDAFFEEIGELERGR
- a CDS encoding histidine phosphatase family protein, with the translated sequence MTNIYLVRHGETDWNALGKIQGQTDIPLNNDGKSQADECGRYLQTLEWDMLISSSLKRASETAQIINKYVQLPYVEMDAFKERRFGAAEGMTVFERMEAFPDGVYPNAEEMPELTERVVAGLEEVHQRYTGKRIILVAHGAVINALLSHFSNGAIGSGKTKLVNGSLNLMERLEETWHIHHYNQTTHLTLYKEKGSV